The window CGTGTCTGTAGTCTGCCACCACATCCAGGAACTCTGTGCTTCTAACAAACTTGCTGGTGAAAGCTGGTTCTGAGCCCCTTGCATATTCTCTGCTGGACTTTAGGCCTTTTAACTTTCATAAGGCAGATTCTGAATCATTTATGGTAATCACAGTCATAAATCATACTCTCACTAGGCACAATGCCAATCCAGGTAAAGATCTGTGGTGTATCTTTGGTCCATGTTCTGCTCTGTGACCAGTCCCAGCTGAACAACATATCTGGAGATTGCAATTTACTTTCTCAGCCTTCCAGAAATGCTGAAGTCCACAGCAGTATCACAGGTCAATAGGTCATCCCCAGAGACTGCAGCAGGTAAAAGGTAGCACCCAAAGTCCAGCTTGTTTCTATGTTGTTTACTTTCTTTGTCAActataaaggaagaaaaacaagttGTTCTACAGTTCTCTAAATTAATAAATTGCACAAATGACAGCAACAAATCTGGAAAGATTCAGTAGATAATTAATCAGAAAAATGAACTGATGCATGGTCATCAATAGAGATTTAACTGTTTTTTCTCACCTGTAAGACTGTGTTGTCCCTAAATCCAAAACCTTCCTTTAATAAAGCAGTGATGTAAGTGAGATCCATGCAGAGGAAAGGACTGGCTGAGTTGTACCTCTCCATGTTATCACAGactagagaaggaaaaaaggaaaaaaaaaagggatctCAGCAAAATAAGAGCTTTTATCCACATTGTACATTTGAACTGAACTCAAGCCAAAGCTTACTAAAACAAGCCAACCTCTTCTATTACTGTGTATATATGACACATGGTACATGCTAAAGAGCTGTTCTACAACGTTGGAGAATAAACCATACAGTACATCCAGTTTCTCTTAACTCCATCATAAGTACATCTTTTATTACAGCAATATAATCCACACAGTTCTTTTGAAGAACCTCTGTTCAACTAGTAACTAGCAGAGTGTTAGATTACTGATTTTTTCAAGAACACAGCATCACCTCTTTTCATCATCCTTTCTCCACAGATGGCTCCAGTAATGGAGTCCACCTTCTAGGGTGgcagtttattttattttttccaaccTCACTTGTCCAAGGAAATGGAAGAGGCTATTGCCCAACCAACCACTCCCTCGCTGCAGCTAAGTCAAGATTCTGTAGTCAGGGTGACAGTGACTGGGAAATTATTCACACTGCACATCATTTTCTAGACGACTGTTACTGCCTCATTCTACTGGCAGCAAGAGCAGAGTTCACTTCCTTCTAGGAAAAGATGGGCAGCATCCTTCTACTATTGAAATGAGATAGAGAAGAATTAGTTCAGGATCACAGACTTGATCTCCTGATGCTCTAAAGCTAAGTAAGTGGTTTGATAATGTTAGGTAACATCTTAGCCTTGTCTTTGAAATAAGCTCTCTCACTATCCACGGAAAAAATAACAACCAACCCACACTCAATTTTTTGAGCCTAATCCCCCTATTCAAAATCATCCAAGTTTCCAGGGAGATTAGGTTTAACTGAAAAATCACTAAAATTTAGGccttattttggaaaaaaagtcaGTCCTGAACCACATAATTAAGCATCTTGTGCTGAAAAATATGGTCTACTCATTCTCGTGAGAATAATCACAGTCCAGAGGTAACTTGCTTTTAGCCATCAGCAGCCAGGCAAGGTGGGAGCTCTTTATCCACAGGAGGTACAAAACTAGAACAAGcattcaggaaaaaacaggggGAGGGTAAAGGAATGTGGAAGAGGCTGTCAGACTTAAAACCCCTGTACTCTCCCTCCATTTTGTAAAGATTAAATAGGATTTAAGGTGACAGACTTACAGAATTCAGTGCTCCCTTGAACTCAAGAGTTGCAGTTCGACAGAAAGAGCTCTTAATACAGCAAATTCACTTTCTTTTGTAGTGACATGAACCATCTCCTTCTCCTGAACAGAGCTGTAAAGCCACCAACCCCTCACTGCTCTATCAGTATTGTCTTCTGGATCAGTTAGTTTTTGACTAATAAAAGTAACATGACAGGTGTAAGTGAAATAAAGGTTAAATaagtttgcttttcttccaagtCACATTATGTACTGCCTAcacattcatatttttgttatttcttgtcCAAACCAGTTTCCCAGCTCATGACAATTACCTtctttggcttttctttcaaaatctcTCACTTCCAAGACACCTCCGCGTTCATAATCTGAAAAAGATGTGAGAAAACATCATCATAGACTTGACAGCATTTGAGTTCTTTATCTAAGTTGACCCTAGAGTGCAACTCAGTGATGCTGCACTAGGAGTGAGACCTGTTTGGAATAGaagacagagctgcaggtgtAACTGGAGCCCTGAGCACATTTCACGTGCTGAATGCTGAACACCAAACTGCAGTGACAGATAAATGTCACTCCCCCAAGGCATTTTGTGTATCCCCTCTTTCTCAATAACATTCCTTTCCTCTGCTCCCCatggctccagctgccagggtTCCCCTGTCTGCCTTCTGGTTGATATGCTCACAGGCCGTAGGTTATCCCAAATTTACCGATCAGGTTAGTCTCAGCTGCTCGATCATAGTAATAGGAGAAAGCATAGAAGGAACTTCCACGAATCTCATCTGGCTGGTGAAGTTTCCCTTTGACAACCTTGAGTACTTCCAAGTAGCAAGGCTTGAATCCTGTTTCTCCTGTCAGGAAAAACACAGATGGGGTGAGCCAAAGAGCATATGCAAGAGATGGAAGAAATACTGGCAACAGGATGAAAAATTATAGAAGTGGAGATTAAAGCATCAGAACAAGAACTTATATATCCCTTCCCTAATCCAACATGGCACCTGCATGCAGGCAAGGACTCTGAAACCTCATCAAGTAGAACTGGTTAGAGCAGATCATTGCTGTGTCTGACTCAAGTGCCATGCACACTACTTCCATGTCAGGCAAAACTACCATTGACATGCTCTGTGGTCAGCACAATCTTCTACATTTGCTGCCACCTCTTAGATAAAACCTTACTTTCTCACCCCATCACATTGTAATTTTACCAACCCACTCCACACACACCAAATTTGCAATTCAGCTCTTATGTTCCCCAACATGTTCAGGTCTATGATGGCAGCAGACTCACGCTCTCTATGCAGCATTAGAGACTTATTATTATTAGAGACTTAAGAAACAGTTCCACAAGTGAGGTTAACTGGTAGGCCAAAATGTTTGTACCCTTACACAGACAGAATTTTTGCACTTTGCTCAAAGCCCCAGAAACACCTGTCTTATTTGCACAAGTAATTCTCAACATTTCCTATAAAGGTCTGATTTGTAATAAGAGATCACAGTCAGAGGACAGGGGTACAGGTCAGCTACTCTTACAGCTTCAGATTTTAATCTCTATTTCTCACAAGTCAACCTCTACAACTGCACAGCTATCCTTCATATCCCAATCACCATCAGTTAACTGAGGAAATATTTGACAAGGAAAAACCCAGATTCTGGAGATAAGACTTACTGTAAAATAAACAAGTCTCCTTAACTTACCTTCTTTGTTGCCGCCATACCGATATTTCACTCCCCCAAAGTGCCACTCTGCCTCCAACTGCTTTGGCAAACAAGAACTGCGGAACATTTGTCCATCCACAACTGGaatgagagcagagaggagagtcAGAAAGCACAGAATTTAACATAGCTATAGATCAATATGCAGAACCAGAAAAGGCTGAAAGATCTTGATTGAAGTCTTTAAGCGAAAGTACAAGAATCTGAATTGATGGATGTGGCACTAACTGGTTACAAATTAAGGACCAGTCTCAAGTCTGGAAAAGTTGTGTCCATTTTGTCctgcaaacagcagagcagccaggcttgTCATTTCTTAATGAGACAAATGGTACAAGGGTATCTGGATAGTGGCTATTCACCACAAGAGACAAGCAATGAGAGATGATAATCACACAGATGCACAAACCCTAATGACAGCAGATAACCAAGACAAACAAAGCAACTGAGCAATGAAGACAAAACCTCCTAAAACAGAGATCAGTGGCAACTACAGGATCCACTGAATGTATCTTTGAGGGTTTAACCAGATATACTGCAACTGATaagaagaaaacattattaTTGCTGGACACACAGGTCTTCTGTTAGAAGCAAACTTCTAACAGAATGCTTGAGGCAGACTGTGGGACAGCAAAATTTACTATGGGATGCTTAAAGAAAGGCTCAAAggctgggaaaagagggaattaAGGGATCAAGGAAGTGAAAGGATGGCAAACCAGAGGGGACCATAAAAGAAGACAGTCACAAGTAAGCAGGCAGCTGGTCCGTGTGCTTTTCTGTTTGAGCCTTGTGAGCAATCACTGCAGTCTGTCCTATCTTCTTCTTAATCTCTACTCCCAACTGTTTTTGATTTGAGTACATTCCAGTAATTGTCACAAGTCCATGTAGCTGTCAAGCAAGAATCCAGAAGGTGGAAAGACTCCAGGTCCTGGCCAGAGACTAGACAAAAGGCCCAAGCTCTGGGTGAGAGACTGGAAAGACTCATGAATGTGAGTATGCACCCAAGTTAGTGAGTGAGAGTGTGATGTGCTTGTGGGCTTCCATCTAGACTAGGCAGTGCACACAACACGTCTGGGGAACACCACAGATACCAGAGGGGCCTACAAAATGGGTTTGGCCTAAGCAGCAACCCTCAGGAAAAGGATCTATTCGTGCTGCTTAAGCTTCTGTGGATGCTTGTAAAGCTGTGGTTGGCTATGGTGTTTGTATGCTCCCACGTGTGCATTTCTGGAATTTGCACTTGAGTCTCACTGCTGGATGATCTCAAAAATAGGGAAAAGCAGCTGTCTCACTAGACAACTCCTTAAAAAGTGGTAGCTGTTTTCAGACAAATATATACCATCAGAAACGTAGAAAAGCACAAGATACAGAAGTGAAAACAACAGGAAATGGGCTGCTGACACAAAGCTAAGTCTAGGCATCTCTTAATAAATCTTGAATGTTTTACTATATGAACATACCTTCCACATTCAAAGCTCCAAGTGTTGCCAGTCTTGCAGCTTTTAGTCCAAATCCCAAATAGCTGTGAACAACAAAGACAGATGTTATAGTCTTGATTCCTGCACATCTGGTGTGCTTTACCCATACTCCTCTTCCTAAGTCCTGGAACACACAAACCAAATTTCCTTCCTCTGATTCCCACAAGGCTCCCCTCTCTAAAATGGAGCTCCCTTTGCCAGAACAACCCTGAGGGCCAAAAGAGTGACACAAACCCAAGAAATACAAAGAGTTGTAAAATGGGTAAATCTAAAACTGCAGGAAGTGGTTAGAGCTGAGGTGGCATTTGTACAAGATGatcataaaaagcaaaaatgcacCATCTTAAAAATGAGGGAGAAAGAAGGGTGCTGAGTGCATggggaatggggcagccactCTTAtgtaacacacacaaaactatgTGCTCTTAGGGCAAAGTGCAGAACCTCCCACAGAACGGCAACCGTGGCTTTGTGTGAAATTCACCCATTTGACTCCATAGGTAACTGTTACATTTATTATAAGCTAGAATATGAACAATGCTTATGAGAATGTCATCACATATTGCAGCAACACAGCCAGGTTAAAATCCTGTTGACCCTTTCATTGCCACCTCTGTATTTGGCCTCTTACCACTTCTgtcatgtaattttaaatgtttgcagAATATTGAGCGTTAAACTAACCTCCGGCTCCCCCTCAATTTTTAGGAgatgatttttccatctcaATTATTTTAGGTGGACTGTAATGATGACTAATGGACTGTATTGATGCCTACAGCAATCAGCAAATGTAAGGAGTAGGAGAGGATAACTATTagaccagctctgctgccaagtAAGCAGATTCTATAACTGACTATAACTATTCTATAACCGACTGAGATGGTATGTTCACTCCACTGAGGAACAAGTCTCAGGAAAGTCCTCTTTCAAAATCTCTGATCATGTTTAGCTCTGACTACTGGCACAATATCTACCTTTCTGCTTGTTTCAGCATATTTGGCTTGAATCCTGTAATAAGAATTCTTCTCGTTAAATATGGACTCACAATGCTTTCTCTTCATTTGACAGACTGCCTAATATTCCCTTGCAGTGACATTAACCACACTCCTGGAATGTTTCCAGCCAACTAATATCATGCTCCACTTCTACTGTTCCATGCAGATAAGAAGTAAAAAGTAATGGTCTCTGCTGCTGGTACCAGGATGATGTGGCTATTGGCTCAGGGGCTGCAAAAAGACTGATTTCCCCAGTGGAAATAGCAGTTTTTTGCTCCTCACCTGTGGGTATAGAGCTTGTAGGTGCTATTAAACATTTCAAATGAGGTAAGAAAATCCCCAGGGGTTTCTTTCAGAGTTTCCTAAAAgttaagtaaaagaaaaaaaatttttagtTTATATTATGCAATAAAGAGTAACCAACTTTAATGTAATATCACAGAAATACCCAAAGAGCTTACTGCACACTCATCTGATCTGCTTTGAAAACCAAGTACAGTGTTACAATGGCACTACTGCTGCAATATCTGCAGCTTTTAACACCGATTTTATTTATACACATCTTTGTGTTACTTCAATGTATAACAGGGAAGCACAACAGATCAGGATGAAGACACTTTCTAATTCAGGTAATCTGAATTTTTCTAGAGCACTTACATGCTACTCTACATCTACAGAGTCCCCATCGAAATCAGCTGCACTAGAAGCACTATGAATTTCTGCGAGTCACACTAGGCACCTAAACTGAGGTactcagaaaaattaaaaacaccaAGTATAAGCCCCATTTTCACCAGGTCAAATGTCTTGCAGGTACACAAGGAAACAGTGTGACCACTCACTCCCAGTCTTAGGGCTGCTTCACCTAAATTAGCCTCTTGTCTCACCACCTGAGTCTTTTCCTCTCACAGTCTTCCCTCTGTGCACACCTCCATCCCACTGGTACCCTGCCCTAGCTTCCTGACAGACTAATTCACACTCCTGTAAGGCTGAACTCCTTTAGCAATCATTTACTGTTCCTTTCTGTCCACTCCCTCAGCTCTCAGTCTCAGTTTCTGTCTCTCCTCATGGCCTCATTCTCCCACCCCTTCTTGCCTCCGTGCTCTTATTGAGACACTGTTATTCTGGGCCAAGCAGCAGAATCTCTGAGAGAACTGAGGCTGCATAGTCCTGCAGTTACCTCTGAAGTAAGGAGAACCAGATCTGGGTTATTTTTTCTGGAGTCCTAGACAGAAGCCCGCTCAAAGCTGAAAGGAATTTGACAGTACTCAGCTTGAGCTTCTCCTGAGCAAATACAAATCAAAATTTGTTTTGGGTCTCAAGTTGATTATCACTGAAATGGCAGTCACATCCTTGGCCTCATACACACAGACTGCCGTATTTTGAGTTCTGTTTCTAAATCTTACGTtacaaaatctttttaaagGAGAGATCCTCAAAAAAATTAGTTTGGAGAAACCAATTGTCTTTTTTCATGCCCTACGTTCACAAAAATGAGGCAGACACTAGACAGTCAATTTCATAATTACTATGATtggttttcagctgcttttaacTTTGGCAATGCCATGAAATTAAAATCAGCTCCATGCAGTAATCTTATGTGTTCTCTACTTGCTCATAATTCATATTCAATTAATGAATCTCTTACTATTACAGTCTTTTGTTCAAAACTAACACAAGAGGAAACATGTGACTGCCTCGGattgcaggaaggaaaaatctCCCCTGCAAATTAAAGGGAGGTATCCCTGATAATTCTGTCAGATGGGAAAAACTCCCAGAAACATACTGAGCTTATTTATTTGAACTTGACAACACAGGTGAGAAGCAGACATAGTGTACAAGCAGGCAACATGAACCTTGACTCCACACTGCCCTACAAACCCACACCGTTAGTCCTGATCAGTAGCAAACACTCCAGGCCTTTTCCTGCATGGCTTGAAGGGGGCGTTTGAATTCTGAGCTGCAGTTCAGCCCATTTCACAGTTCTATTTATTCTCCAAAACTCTGACATGCAACACCCCTTCCTGTTGGTCCAGTGCCCACTTTAGCAGGTGTTATCAACACAAAACAGAGGACAAGCCCAGAGTATACTTGAGGCTTTGCTGAACAGGATAAGGTTGCATGTCATGTCTCAACATAACACACGATTGCAGAATTAAAATAGCCTGATGTGAAAGCCATGTGTTCTGTGGCCACCAAACATCCTTTGAGAATCTCAAGTTctataaacaaaaaatgttaaaaaaaaaggattgcTTCAGAAAGAGTGACATAAACAGCATCACAATATTAAGGTACAGAATGCTATAGTGCCTTTCCATTACTCATGTAATTTTCTCATGCAAACTGCAGACTTGGGTCCCAGTTCAAACTGTTTCTGAAGAGCTATAGAACTACAAAGAAATTCAGCAGAGGTGTCTGAGGGACAGAGAGCTGAATGCTCAAAATG is drawn from Prinia subflava isolate CZ2003 ecotype Zambia chromosome 5, Cam_Psub_1.2, whole genome shotgun sequence and contains these coding sequences:
- the ENTPD5 gene encoding nucleoside diphosphate phosphatase ENTPD5, with the translated sequence MTSSRFPILLALAFSSLPFVLSHSNRAMWFQDFFPPNVCPINAKASTFYGIMFDAGSTGTRIHIYTFVQKSPENLPEVEGEIFESVKPGLSAYADQPEKGAESVKTLLDMAIDAVPPHLWKKTPVVLKATAGLRLLSEEKAQALLSEVKEVFEESPFLVPEDSVGIMDGSHEGILAWITVNFLTGQLSGQNQQTVGILDLGGASTQITFLPRFEETLKETPGDFLTSFEMFNSTYKLYTHSYLGFGLKAARLATLGALNVEVVDGQMFRSSCLPKQLEAEWHFGGVKYRYGGNKEGETGFKPCYLEVLKVVKGKLHQPDEIRGSSFYAFSYYYDRAAETNLIDYERGGVLEVRDFERKAKEVCDNMERYNSASPFLCMDLTYITALLKEGFGFRDNTVLQLTKKVNNIETSWTLGATFYLLQSLGMTY